Proteins from a single region of Syngnathus scovelli strain Florida chromosome 7, RoL_Ssco_1.2, whole genome shotgun sequence:
- the si:ch211-136a13.1 gene encoding HHIP-like protein 1: protein MTMPKCIMNQHQIPGWDFPPHLLTILLLLTQVGWGGCHPQCLDYKPPFEPQKPLLFCKEYAKFGCCDNEQDHQMSVRFYTIMEHFDHSGYVTCGRYIRSILCQECSPYAAHLYDAEDANTPMRILPGLCGNYCNDYWNQCRYTLSLLLDDKGYPGQYANLSATLEENHRLFCEFLELKDNQYCYPNVLTNAELNANLGLVREDAEGCLEICLQEVANGLRNPVAMIHADDGTHRFFVAEQLGYVWVYLPNGSRIDRPFLNLTRAVLTSPWAGDERGFLCIALHPRFTTVRKAYVYYSVSVKKEERIRISEFTLSVHDDNQLDHNSERTLLELREPASNHNGGQLLFGHDGYLYIFIGDGGRAGDPFGKFGNSQNKSTLLGKVLRIDINNNDDGAPYSIPSDNPFVGEKGSFPEIYAYGVRNMWRCSIDRGDPKTGVGRGRMFCGDVGQNKFEEIDLILKGGNYGWRAKEGFSCYDRKLCRNASLDDILPIFAYPHKLGKSVTGGYIYRGCQMPNLNGLYIFGDFMSGRLMSLKENEATGEWQYNEICMGRDQTCMFPKLINSYYKYIISFAEDEAGELYFLATGAPSATARAGIIYKIVDPSRRAPPGRCAIKPSPVKIKGKLLHFYPKEEFVINKKPTTTPVPTTTPRKIPPTRTTTRRITILPPRTRQPLPQPPTPAPTRKHKRTPPPTIRTTPSTKARTTLVKATPTGYRSALYTAASSRTQTPMATSTRRYMRPPQPHPTTASRTLTLLRPPPPLSTKQTYTALTTGRYPRRWTTPRPSYWTPKPTSYKPQRLPIYTTQTKTEEGKLGLVEKTDNTEGYEGNQVNKRPRGGSRGYDYKRVRAGGRMRVGSVRLVSPDGLLDRGRIEIFIRGEWGTVCDDLFTTKAGTVVCRQLGFSTALAVMKRAALGQADRSVRIYLDDVECEGGEKSLLECKRSRVGKHNCSHAEDVGVICG, encoded by the exons atgaccATGCCAAAATGCATCATGAACCAACATCAGATCCCAGGATGGGACTTTCCACCGCATCTCCTTACCATCCTGCTGCTGCTCACccaggtggggtgggggggctgtcATCCTCAGTGTTTAGATTACAAGCCACCGTTCGAGCCCCAGAAGCCACTGCTCTTCTGCAAAGAGTACGCTAAATTCGGATGCTGTGATAACGAACAGGATCATCAGATGTCAGTCCGGTTTTACACCATCATGGAGCACTTTGATCATTCTGGTTATGTCACCTGCGGAAGGTACATACGCAGCATCCTCTGCCAG GAGTGTTCACCATATGCTGCCCACCTGTACGACGCAGAAGATGCTAACACACCCATGCGCATTTTGCCCGGACTGTGTGGCAACTACTGCAATGACTACTGGAACCAGTGTAGATACACACTGAGTCTTCTCCTGGACGACAAGGGGTACCCTGGGCAGTATGCAAATCTGTCCGCCACTCTCGAAGAAAATCACAGACTCTTCTGTGAATTTCTGGAGCTGAAAGACAATCAGTACTGCTACCCTAATGTCTTGACAAATGCAG AACTAAATGCTAACCTGGGTTTGGTTCGAGAGGACGCCGAGGGCTGTCTAGAGATATGCCTGCAGGAAGTTGCAAACGGGCTCCGGAACCCGGTGGCTATGATCCACGCAGATGACGGAACACATCGTTTCTTTGTGGCTGAGCAGCTGGGCTACGTGTGGGTCTACCTGCCCAACGGCTCCAGGATAGATCGGCCATTCCTCAACCTCACTCGGGCTGTCCTGACATCACCTTGGGCTGGAGACGAGAGGGGATTCCTGTGCATCgccttgcatccaag GTTCACCACTGTGAGAAAAGCTTATGTTTACTACTCAGTGTCCGTCAAGAAGGAGGAGAGGATACGCATCAGCGAGTTCACACTGTCGGTACATGATGACAACCAACTTGACCACAACTCAGAGAG AACCCTCTTGGAGCTGAGAGAACCCGCATCCAATCATAACGGGGGCCAGCTTTTATTTGGCCATGACGGATATTTGTACATCTTCATTGGTGATGGTGGTCGGGCCGGGGAcccttttggaaaatttggcaaCTCACAGAATAA GTCAACACTTCTTGGAAAGGTGCTACGGATTGACATAAACAATAACGATGATGGTGCCCCGTACAGCATCCCTTCAGACAACCCATTTGTTGGAGAGAAGGGTAGCTTCCCAG AGATTTATGCGTACGGCGTGCGCAACATGTGGCGTTGCTCGATTGACCGTGGAGATCCGAAGACAGGCGTTGGTCGAGGCAGAATGTTTTGTGGTGATGTAGGCCAGAACAAATTTGAGGAAATAGACCTCATACTTAAAG GAGGCAATTATGGATGGAGAGCAAAAGAAGGCTTCAGCTGCTACGATCGCAAACTCTGTCGTAACGCTTCGCTGG ACGACATCTTGCCCATCTTTGCCTACCCCCACAAGTTGGGCAAATCAGTGACGGGGGGatacatctacagaggttgccAGATGCCCAACCTGAATGGACTCTACATCTTCGGGGACTTCATGAGCGG GCGTCTGATGTCCTTGAAGGAGAATGAGGCAACAGGTGAATGGCAGTACAACGAGATCTGTATGGGAAGAGACCAAACCTGCATGTTCCCCAAACTCATCAACAGCTACTATAAATACATCATTTCTTTTGCAGAGGATGAGGCGG GTGAATTGTACTTTCTTGCCACGGGTGCTCCAAGTGCAACAGCCAGAGCAGGGATTATTTATAAAATAGTGGATCCCTCCAG GCGAGCTCCACCAGGTCGATGTGCCATCAAGCCCTCCCCAGTAAAGATAAAGGGGAAATTACTTCACTTCTATCCCAAAGAAG AATTTGTGATCAATAAGAAGCCGACGACCACACCGGTGCCCACGACAACCCCAAGAAAAATACCACCAACCAGAACAACAACAAGAAGAATTACAATACTGCCACCAAGAACAAGACAACCCTTGCCCCAACCACCAACACCTGCACCTACGAGAAAACACAAAAGGACACCTCCACCGACAATTAGAACAACACCATCAACAAAGGCTCGCACCACCTTGGTCAAAGCTACACCCACCG GTTATCGCTCGGCTCTCTACACTGCAGCCTCCTCACGGACTCAAACCCCAATGGCCACTTCGACAAGAAGATATATGAGACCCCCTCAACCCCACCCTACTACCGCTTCCCGAACATTAACCTTGCTacggcctcctcctcctctgtccACAAAGCAAACCTACACGGCTTTGACCACTGGACGTTATCCAAGGAGGTGGACAACGCCACGGCCATCTTATTGGACACCGAAGCCCACATCCTATAAGCCTCAGAGACTGCCAATATATACAACTCAGACAAAAACAGAAGAAGGGAAGCTTGGGTTAGTAGAGAAGACAGACAACACAGAAGGGTATGAAGGTAACCAAGTGAATAAGAGGCCCAGGGGAGGAAGCAGGGGTTACGATTACAAAAGAGTAAGAGCGGGTGGAAGGATGCGTGTTGGCTCGGTTCGTTTGGTAAGCCCAGATGGTCTGTTGGACCGAGGCCGAATTGAGATCTTTATCCGTGGAGAGTGGGGCACAGTGTGCGACGACCTTTTCACCACTAAGGCGGGTACGGTAGTGTGTCGACAGCTGGGCTTCAGCACGGCGCTCGCTGTTATGAAAAGGGCAGCGCTAGGCCAGGCGGATCGCAGCGTCAGGATCTACTTGGATGACGTGGAGTGTGAGGGCGGGGAGAAGTCGCTGCTAGAGTGCAAGCGGTCCAGAGTTGGGAAGCACAACTGTTCGCACGCAGAGGATGTGGGGGTGATCTGTGGTTAG
- the LOC125972573 gene encoding uncharacterized protein C14orf132 has protein sequence MMELSLMAAQHFSAVSGAFMDSPYNGNTSLQTSTSNLNAGYSRPSETEDDGKVSSDTIWLWVAVLATIGNIVVVAVVCACAF, from the exons ATGATGGAGTTATCACTGATGGCTGCACAG CATTTCTCGGCTGTGAGCGGTGCCTTCATGGATTCTCCCTATAATGGCAACACGTCTTTGCAGACGTCGACGTCCAACCTCAATGCCGGCTACTCCCGACCCTCAGAGACGGAAGATGATGGCAAAGTATCCAGTGACACAATTTGGCTGTGGGTTGCTGTCCTGGCAACCATCGGCAACATAGTGGTGGTGGCTGTTGTTTGTGCCTGTGCCTTCTGA
- the yif1b gene encoding protein YIF1B isoform X2: MDYSATQKGFRQQPNVRLRNNLMDGSDGSQLFEDTSGCASPTSHQRNLHSGRQMAGFPGESMLSDPVSNFAMAYGSSLASQGKEIMDKNLDRFIPISKLKYYFAVDTVYVGKKLGLLVFPYMHENWEVSYQQDTPVAPRFDINAPDLYIPAMGFITYVLVAGLALGTQNRFTPELLGVQASSALVWLIMEVLAVLLSLYLVTVNTDLTTIDLLAFAGYKYVGMIIGVVAGLLFGKPAYYVSLLWCCAAIFVFMTRTLRLKLLSEAAAEGRLVRGARNQLRMYLTMCIAAAQPLFMYWFTYYLIR, encoded by the exons ATGGATTATTCTGCAACCCAGAAAGGTTTCCGACAGC AGCCCAATGTACGTCTACGAAATAATTTGATGGATGGTTCGGATGGCAGCCAGTTGTTTGAGGACACAAGTGGCTGCGCTTCACCGACATCCCACCAGAG GAATCTACATAGCGGACGTCAGATGGCAGGTTTCCCAGGCGAATCCATGCTGTCGGACCCCGTGTCTAACTTTGCCATGGCTTATGGCAGCTCACTGGCATCTCAGGGGAAGGAAATAATGGACAAGAAT CTGGACAGATTCATCCCGATTTCCAAGCTGAAATACTACTTCGCTGTGGACACGGTGTATGTGGGAAAGAAGCTGGGTCTTCTAGTTTTCCCTTACATGCATGAG AACTGGGAGGTGAGCTACCAACAGGACACTCCTGTGGCACCGCGCTTTGACATCAACGCTCCCGATCTTTACATCCCCGCCATGGGCTTCATCACGTATGTGCTAGTGGCTGGGCTGGCCCTGGGCACACAAAACAG GTTTACTCCCGAGCTGCTGGGGGTTCAGGCAAGCTCGGCGCTGGTGTGGCTCATAATGGAAGTTTTGGCAGTCCTCCTGTCACTATACCTCGTAACCGTTAACACAGACCTCACAACCATTGACCTGCTTGCCTTTGCTGGATACAAATATGTCGG AATGATCATTGGTGTAGTCGCAGGACTCCTATTTGGGAAGCCAGCCTACTACGTCTCTTTACTCTGGTGCTGTGCTGCCATTTTTGTATTTATG ACCCGCACCCTGCGTCTGAAGCTTCTCTCCGAAGCGGCAGCAGAGGGAAGGCTAGTGAGAGGAGCCAGAAACCAGCTGAGGATGTACCTCACCATGTGTATAGCGGCGGCCCAACCCCTTTTCATGTACTGGTTCACTTATTACCTCATCAGATAA
- the yif1b gene encoding protein YIF1B isoform X1 produces the protein MDYSATQKGFRQRKLQPNVRLRNNLMDGSDGSQLFEDTSGCASPTSHQRNLHSGRQMAGFPGESMLSDPVSNFAMAYGSSLASQGKEIMDKNLDRFIPISKLKYYFAVDTVYVGKKLGLLVFPYMHENWEVSYQQDTPVAPRFDINAPDLYIPAMGFITYVLVAGLALGTQNRFTPELLGVQASSALVWLIMEVLAVLLSLYLVTVNTDLTTIDLLAFAGYKYVGMIIGVVAGLLFGKPAYYVSLLWCCAAIFVFMTRTLRLKLLSEAAAEGRLVRGARNQLRMYLTMCIAAAQPLFMYWFTYYLIR, from the exons ATGGATTATTCTGCAACCCAGAAAGGTTTCCGACAGCGTAAGTTAC AGCCCAATGTACGTCTACGAAATAATTTGATGGATGGTTCGGATGGCAGCCAGTTGTTTGAGGACACAAGTGGCTGCGCTTCACCGACATCCCACCAGAG GAATCTACATAGCGGACGTCAGATGGCAGGTTTCCCAGGCGAATCCATGCTGTCGGACCCCGTGTCTAACTTTGCCATGGCTTATGGCAGCTCACTGGCATCTCAGGGGAAGGAAATAATGGACAAGAAT CTGGACAGATTCATCCCGATTTCCAAGCTGAAATACTACTTCGCTGTGGACACGGTGTATGTGGGAAAGAAGCTGGGTCTTCTAGTTTTCCCTTACATGCATGAG AACTGGGAGGTGAGCTACCAACAGGACACTCCTGTGGCACCGCGCTTTGACATCAACGCTCCCGATCTTTACATCCCCGCCATGGGCTTCATCACGTATGTGCTAGTGGCTGGGCTGGCCCTGGGCACACAAAACAG GTTTACTCCCGAGCTGCTGGGGGTTCAGGCAAGCTCGGCGCTGGTGTGGCTCATAATGGAAGTTTTGGCAGTCCTCCTGTCACTATACCTCGTAACCGTTAACACAGACCTCACAACCATTGACCTGCTTGCCTTTGCTGGATACAAATATGTCGG AATGATCATTGGTGTAGTCGCAGGACTCCTATTTGGGAAGCCAGCCTACTACGTCTCTTTACTCTGGTGCTGTGCTGCCATTTTTGTATTTATG ACCCGCACCCTGCGTCTGAAGCTTCTCTCCGAAGCGGCAGCAGAGGGAAGGCTAGTGAGAGGAGCCAGAAACCAGCTGAGGATGTACCTCACCATGTGTATAGCGGCGGCCCAACCCCTTTTCATGTACTGGTTCACTTATTACCTCATCAGATAA
- the yif1b gene encoding protein YIF1B isoform X3, whose amino-acid sequence MDGSDGSQLFEDTSGCASPTSHQRNLHSGRQMAGFPGESMLSDPVSNFAMAYGSSLASQGKEIMDKNLDRFIPISKLKYYFAVDTVYVGKKLGLLVFPYMHENWEVSYQQDTPVAPRFDINAPDLYIPAMGFITYVLVAGLALGTQNRFTPELLGVQASSALVWLIMEVLAVLLSLYLVTVNTDLTTIDLLAFAGYKYVGMIIGVVAGLLFGKPAYYVSLLWCCAAIFVFMTRTLRLKLLSEAAAEGRLVRGARNQLRMYLTMCIAAAQPLFMYWFTYYLIR is encoded by the exons ATGGATGGTTCGGATGGCAGCCAGTTGTTTGAGGACACAAGTGGCTGCGCTTCACCGACATCCCACCAGAG GAATCTACATAGCGGACGTCAGATGGCAGGTTTCCCAGGCGAATCCATGCTGTCGGACCCCGTGTCTAACTTTGCCATGGCTTATGGCAGCTCACTGGCATCTCAGGGGAAGGAAATAATGGACAAGAAT CTGGACAGATTCATCCCGATTTCCAAGCTGAAATACTACTTCGCTGTGGACACGGTGTATGTGGGAAAGAAGCTGGGTCTTCTAGTTTTCCCTTACATGCATGAG AACTGGGAGGTGAGCTACCAACAGGACACTCCTGTGGCACCGCGCTTTGACATCAACGCTCCCGATCTTTACATCCCCGCCATGGGCTTCATCACGTATGTGCTAGTGGCTGGGCTGGCCCTGGGCACACAAAACAG GTTTACTCCCGAGCTGCTGGGGGTTCAGGCAAGCTCGGCGCTGGTGTGGCTCATAATGGAAGTTTTGGCAGTCCTCCTGTCACTATACCTCGTAACCGTTAACACAGACCTCACAACCATTGACCTGCTTGCCTTTGCTGGATACAAATATGTCGG AATGATCATTGGTGTAGTCGCAGGACTCCTATTTGGGAAGCCAGCCTACTACGTCTCTTTACTCTGGTGCTGTGCTGCCATTTTTGTATTTATG ACCCGCACCCTGCGTCTGAAGCTTCTCTCCGAAGCGGCAGCAGAGGGAAGGCTAGTGAGAGGAGCCAGAAACCAGCTGAGGATGTACCTCACCATGTGTATAGCGGCGGCCCAACCCCTTTTCATGTACTGGTTCACTTATTACCTCATCAGATAA